A single window of Nicotiana sylvestris chromosome 3, ASM39365v2, whole genome shotgun sequence DNA harbors:
- the LOC138887756 gene encoding uncharacterized protein has product MAPQFQTPIAQLVGVVQPGVVAQTGDRAAMSADALWSLDRFTKIFTTTYDGSSSKDPQDYLDNCHKVLQNMGIVETNGVDFVAFRLSGSAKTWWREYCLSRPSGSPTLTWVQFSQLFLEKFLPITQREDYRRQFERLQQGSMTVTQYKTRLIALAHHDLIILPT; this is encoded by the coding sequence atggctcctcagtttcagactccaatagctcagctagttggagtagttcagccgggtgtggtagctcagactggtgatAGAGctgctatgtctgccgatgctttgtggagttTGGACAGATTCACCAAGATTTTCACTACTACATATGACGGCTCATCTTCAAAGGATCCCCAAGACTATTTGGACAACTGTCATAAGGTTctacagaacatggggatagtggagaccaatggggtcgactttgttgcttttcgtctgtcaggttctgctaagacttggtggagagaatATTGTTTGTCTAGACCATCTGGGTCACCGACTTTGACTTGGgtccagttctctcagctatttctagagaagtttcttcctatcacgcagagggaggactatcggaggcagtttgagcgtctccagcagggttcaaTGACCGTGACTCAATACAAGACAAGATTAATTGCCTTGGCCCATCATGATCTTATTATACTTCCCACCTAg